In Populus alba chromosome 1, ASM523922v2, whole genome shotgun sequence, a single window of DNA contains:
- the LOC118039187 gene encoding uncharacterized protein: MESRGLVASGFMASKKTNSGNRLDVGWKYGIDVDKNSRRVQCKYCQKIISGVDKGKRVASGSGSTQTTINQLLKRDVREEACRQIARFFYTSAIPFNCVKNPEFVKALELVAKHGPGFKPPSYHDIREKYLKQEIDHTINLLEEYKVEWKKTGCSIMSDGWTDKKRRSICNFLVNSPKGTIFLSSVDTSNISKTADKVFEMLDAIVERIGEENVVQVVTDNAANYKAAGQLLMGKRKTLFWTPCAAHCIDLILEDFEKKLEVHQVTIANGRRITSYIYSRTILISMLRHFTKGKDLIRPAATRFATAYLTLGCLSDCKIQLMTMFTSTQWRSCRFSKTEEGKRIQSCVLDSKFWHDVTTCIKAAYPLIKVLRLVDSDEKPAMGFIYEAMDQAKEKIQVNFGSVKKRMVPDASERCKIDLQLDSFKDASGLFGIEAAKITRDKKTPAKWWDSYGDECPELQKFAIRVLSLTCSSSGCERNWSAFEMGEKHDGSSNFDLLGVIDSATRRKNGKEDESDDEENLNDAGMECHGTEDDLEIQNDVNPNHSRSLELNIVDNIGVGPGTSSSTSVPNIGVGTSSSSNNPLDGNDFDDCFRNNEGDKGNEGVFSLHDTPTDCLF, translated from the exons ATGGAGTCCCGGGGCCTTGTAGCTTCAG GTTTCATGGcatctaaaaaaactaacagtGGCAATAGACTTGATGTGGGATGGAAATATGGTATAGATGTTGATAAGAATTCAAGAAGAGTGCAGTGCAAGTATTGTCAGAAAATTATCAGTGGAG TGGACAAAGGAAAAAGAGTAGCAAGTGGGAGTGGAAGTACACAAACCACCATCAATCAGCTGCTAAAAAGGGATGTTAGAGAAGAAGCATGTCGACAAATTGCAAGATTTTTCTACACCAGTGCAATTCCATTTAACTGTGTAAAAAACCCTGAATTTGTTAAGGCACTTGAATTGGTTGCAAAGCATGGGCCAGGTTTTAAGCCTCCATCTTACCATGATATTAGAGAGAAGTATTTGAAGCAAGAAATAGATCACACAATCAACTTGCTTGAGGAGTACAAGgtagaatggaaaaaaacagGTTGCTCAATAATGTCTGATGGATGGACTGATAAGAAAAGACGTTCTATTTGCAACTTCTTGGTTAATAGTCCTAAAGGgacaatttttttatcatcggtAGATACCTCAAATATATCCAAGACTGCTGATAAGGTATTTGAGATGTTGGATGCTATTGTGGAGAGGATTGGAGAGGAAAATGTGGTGCAAGTAGTCACTGACAATGCTGCAAATTATAAGGCAGCAGGGCAATTATtgatgggaaaaagaaaaacattgttttggACACCATGTGCTGCCCATTGTATTGACTTGATATTGGAAGATTTTGAGAAGAAACTAGAGGTCCATCAAGTAACTATTGCTAATGGGAGGAGAATCACCTCATACATATATTCAAGAACTATTCTCATTTCCATGCTCAGACACTTTACAAAAGGAAAGGATTTGATTAGGCCTGCTGCCACTAGATTTGCTACTGCATACTTAACTCTTGGATGTTTGAGTGATTGTAAGATACAATTGATGACAATGTTTACTTCCACCCAATGGAGGTCATGTAGGTTTTCAAAAACAGAAGAAGGGAAGCGAATTCAAAGTTGTGTTTTGGACAGCAAGTTTTGGCATGATGTTACTACATGTATTAAGGCAGCATATCCTTTGATAAAAGTTCTTCGATTAGTTGATTCAGATGAAAAACCAGCTATGGGTTTTATATATGAAGCAATGGATCAAGCAAAAGAGAAGATACAAGTGAATTTTGGTTCTGTGAAAAAAAg GATGGTGCCCGATGCAAGTGAAAGGTGTAAAATTGACTTGCAACTCGATTCATTCAAGGATGCAAGTGGGTTGTTCGGTATTGAGGCTGCCAAGATAACAAGGGATAAAAAGACTCCAGCTAAATGGTGGGATTCTTATGGGGATGAATGTCCAGAGCTACAAAAATTTGCAATTCGAGTTTTAAGCTTGACTTGTAGTTCATCTGGATGCGAGCGAAACTGGAGTGCATTTGAGATG GGAGAGAAACATGATGGTTCATCCAACTTTGACTTGCTTGGTGTCATTGATAGTGCAACACGAAGGAAAAACGGCAAagaagatgaaagtgatgatgaagaaaatctTAATGATGCTGGGATGGAGTGTCATGGAACTGAAGATGATTTAGAGATTCAGAATGATGTCAATCCAAATCATTCAAGGAGCTTGGAGTTAAATATTGTTGACAATATTGGTGTTGGTCCTGGTACTAGTAGTAGCACTAGTGTTCCTAATATCGGTGTTGGTACTAGTAGTAGCAGTAATAATCCTTTAGATGGTAATGATTTTGATGACTGTTTTAGGAATAATGAGGGAGACAAAGGTAATGAGGGTGTgtttagtttacatgacacacCTACAGACTGTTTGTTTTAG
- the LOC118039086 gene encoding increased DNA methylation 1 isoform X2 yields the protein MAYKLRARKQKRPYVSCDDDDDDDDGHESDSSRRMDPDFTRNVRPRRCNTLITESAEQRRAGRPPKRTRKSTPSAGEASTSGSKPAEYVARTIMSWLIDHGMIIENEKIYYVADREGDSDDRKQSKREVLMKGRARREGVQCECCNEVMTVWDFETHAGSVLQRPYEHIHVARSNSSLLQCQFEVWQSNVEVERRTFNEIVPRNGASDKHDDACLICADGGDLICCEKCWSTSHLKCMGLERIPQGDWICPYCVCKHCYKNDKDLQTCYQCDKKYHWQCLVSNKELDLNASGETLACDSHCGEVYEKLQSLVGVKHELEGGFCWTLLQRMEPDSLDFRDLHLITECNSKIALAWEVLDECFTTIIDRNTQINVVQSVAYSRGSNLNRINFRGFYTAILEKNDDIISAATIRVHGTDLAEMPFIGTRHLYRQNGMSRMLLVTLESIFSVMGVEHLIIPSVQELTEMWEGKCGFSPVEDVVSQKITDWNTLTFPSAVRLQKALLSTPPSSPSAVMNADGGVDVDEGVDMVSDNCAKLAGLDLNHEYTESGDEEAEDK from the exons ATGGCTTATAAGTTAAGGGCTAGAAAACAAAAGAGACCGTACGTCAgctgtgatgatgatgatgatgatgatgatggacaTGAAAGTGATTCTAGCAGGAGAATGGATCCTGATTTTACCAGGAACGTTAGACCGCGAAGATGTAACACTCTGATTACTGAAAGTGCGGAGCAGAGAAGGGCGGGTCGCCCTCCTAAGAGGACGAGGAAATCAACTCCTTCAGCCGGAGAAGCAAGTACTTCCGGCAGCAAACCTGCAGAATATGTAGCGAGAACTATAATGTCATGGTTGATAGACCATGGCATGATCATCGAGAACGAGAAGATTTATTATGTTGCTGATAGAGAGGGGGATTCGGATGATCGCAAACAAAGCAAAAGGGAGGTGCTGATGAAGGGAAGAGCAAGAAGAGAGGGTGTACAGTGTGAGTGCTGCAATGAAGTTATGACAGTGTGGGATTTTGAGACCCATGCCGGGAGTGTTTTACAAAGGCCATATGAACATATCCATGTTGCTCGAAGCAACAGCTCCCTCTTGCAGTGTCAGTTTGAAGTTTGGCAGAGCAATGTAGAGGTGGAGCGGCGAACCTTTAATGAGATTGTTCCCCGTAATGGCGCCTCCGATAAACACGATGATGCTTGCCTGATTTGTGCAGATGGAGGGGACTTGATCTGTTGTGAAAAGTGTTGGTCCACTTCCCATCTCAAATGTATGGGGTTGGAA AGGATTCCCCAAGGAGATTGGATTTGTCCCTACTGTGTGTGCAAGCACTGTTATAAAAACGACAAAGACCTGCAAACTTGCTATCAATGTGATAAAAAAT ATCATTGGCAGTGTTTAGTTAGCAATAAGGAGTTGGATCTTAATGCCAGTGGCGAAACCTTAGCATGTGATTCTCACTGCGGAGAG GTTTACGAGAAGCTTCAGAGCCTCGTAGGTGTGAAACATGAGTTAGAAGGGGGGTTCTGTTGGACTCTCCTCCAGCGGATGGAGCCAGACAGCTTGGACTTCAGGGATCTTCATTTAATCACCGAATGCAATTCAAAAATTGCATTGGCCTGGGAGGTGCTGGACGAATGTTTTACGACAATCATTGATCGGAATACGCAGATCAATGTAGTTCAGAGTGTGGCTTATAGTCGAGG ATCGAACCTCAACAGGATAAATTTTCGAGGCTTTTATACTGCGATCCTGGAGAAGAACGATGACATCATTTCAGCTGCAACTATAAG GGTGCATGGGACCGATTTGGCTGAGATGCCTTTCATTGGAACTCGGCACTTGTATAGGCAAAACGGGATGTCAAGAATGTTACTGGTTACTCTTGAATCT ATTTTTTCAGTTATGGGGGTTGAGCATCTGATCATCCCATCAGTCCAGGAGCTCACTGAGATGTGGGAGGGGAAATGCGGGTTCTCCCCCGTTGAGGATGTTGTTAGCCAAAAGATCACCGACTGGAACACCCTCACGTTTCCAAGTGCAGTCAGGCTGCAAAAGGCCCTTCTCAGCACCCCACCTAGTAGTCCTTCTGCAGTCATGAATGCGGACGGGGGCGTGGATGTGGATGAGGGTGTGGATATGGTCAGTGATAACTGTGCAAAACTAGCTGGTCTAGATTTAaaccatgaatatactgaatcTGGAGATGAAGAGGCAGAAGACAAGTGA
- the LOC118039086 gene encoding increased DNA methylation 1 isoform X1 has translation MDSSKKNRKMSINRNAPIIITRYSNSYKILSCVPKTQILEAKPGFLKSRNMAYKLRARKQKRPYVSCDDDDDDDDGHESDSSRRMDPDFTRNVRPRRCNTLITESAEQRRAGRPPKRTRKSTPSAGEASTSGSKPAEYVARTIMSWLIDHGMIIENEKIYYVADREGDSDDRKQSKREVLMKGRARREGVQCECCNEVMTVWDFETHAGSVLQRPYEHIHVARSNSSLLQCQFEVWQSNVEVERRTFNEIVPRNGASDKHDDACLICADGGDLICCEKCWSTSHLKCMGLERIPQGDWICPYCVCKHCYKNDKDLQTCYQCDKKYHWQCLVSNKELDLNASGETLACDSHCGEVYEKLQSLVGVKHELEGGFCWTLLQRMEPDSLDFRDLHLITECNSKIALAWEVLDECFTTIIDRNTQINVVQSVAYSRGSNLNRINFRGFYTAILEKNDDIISAATIRVHGTDLAEMPFIGTRHLYRQNGMSRMLLVTLESIFSVMGVEHLIIPSVQELTEMWEGKCGFSPVEDVVSQKITDWNTLTFPSAVRLQKALLSTPPSSPSAVMNADGGVDVDEGVDMVSDNCAKLAGLDLNHEYTESGDEEAEDK, from the exons ATGGATTCgagcaaaaaaaacagaaaaatgagCATCAACCGTAACGCTCCAATCATTATTACTCGGTACAGCAATAGCTACAAG ATACTTTCTTGCgtaccaaaaacacaaattcttgAAGCAAAACCAGGGTTCTTGAAATCTAGAAACATGGCTTATAAGTTAAGGGCTAGAAAACAAAAGAGACCGTACGTCAgctgtgatgatgatgatgatgatgatgatggacaTGAAAGTGATTCTAGCAGGAGAATGGATCCTGATTTTACCAGGAACGTTAGACCGCGAAGATGTAACACTCTGATTACTGAAAGTGCGGAGCAGAGAAGGGCGGGTCGCCCTCCTAAGAGGACGAGGAAATCAACTCCTTCAGCCGGAGAAGCAAGTACTTCCGGCAGCAAACCTGCAGAATATGTAGCGAGAACTATAATGTCATGGTTGATAGACCATGGCATGATCATCGAGAACGAGAAGATTTATTATGTTGCTGATAGAGAGGGGGATTCGGATGATCGCAAACAAAGCAAAAGGGAGGTGCTGATGAAGGGAAGAGCAAGAAGAGAGGGTGTACAGTGTGAGTGCTGCAATGAAGTTATGACAGTGTGGGATTTTGAGACCCATGCCGGGAGTGTTTTACAAAGGCCATATGAACATATCCATGTTGCTCGAAGCAACAGCTCCCTCTTGCAGTGTCAGTTTGAAGTTTGGCAGAGCAATGTAGAGGTGGAGCGGCGAACCTTTAATGAGATTGTTCCCCGTAATGGCGCCTCCGATAAACACGATGATGCTTGCCTGATTTGTGCAGATGGAGGGGACTTGATCTGTTGTGAAAAGTGTTGGTCCACTTCCCATCTCAAATGTATGGGGTTGGAA AGGATTCCCCAAGGAGATTGGATTTGTCCCTACTGTGTGTGCAAGCACTGTTATAAAAACGACAAAGACCTGCAAACTTGCTATCAATGTGATAAAAAAT ATCATTGGCAGTGTTTAGTTAGCAATAAGGAGTTGGATCTTAATGCCAGTGGCGAAACCTTAGCATGTGATTCTCACTGCGGAGAG GTTTACGAGAAGCTTCAGAGCCTCGTAGGTGTGAAACATGAGTTAGAAGGGGGGTTCTGTTGGACTCTCCTCCAGCGGATGGAGCCAGACAGCTTGGACTTCAGGGATCTTCATTTAATCACCGAATGCAATTCAAAAATTGCATTGGCCTGGGAGGTGCTGGACGAATGTTTTACGACAATCATTGATCGGAATACGCAGATCAATGTAGTTCAGAGTGTGGCTTATAGTCGAGG ATCGAACCTCAACAGGATAAATTTTCGAGGCTTTTATACTGCGATCCTGGAGAAGAACGATGACATCATTTCAGCTGCAACTATAAG GGTGCATGGGACCGATTTGGCTGAGATGCCTTTCATTGGAACTCGGCACTTGTATAGGCAAAACGGGATGTCAAGAATGTTACTGGTTACTCTTGAATCT ATTTTTTCAGTTATGGGGGTTGAGCATCTGATCATCCCATCAGTCCAGGAGCTCACTGAGATGTGGGAGGGGAAATGCGGGTTCTCCCCCGTTGAGGATGTTGTTAGCCAAAAGATCACCGACTGGAACACCCTCACGTTTCCAAGTGCAGTCAGGCTGCAAAAGGCCCTTCTCAGCACCCCACCTAGTAGTCCTTCTGCAGTCATGAATGCGGACGGGGGCGTGGATGTGGATGAGGGTGTGGATATGGTCAGTGATAACTGTGCAAAACTAGCTGGTCTAGATTTAaaccatgaatatactgaatcTGGAGATGAAGAGGCAGAAGACAAGTGA